From a single Elusimicrobiales bacterium genomic region:
- a CDS encoding adenine phosphoribosyltransferase yields MSAEAIKQLVRDVPDFPKKGITFRDITPLLDNHQAFAETMRLLSAPFKGKAITKVLGVESRGFLLCAPVALELGAGIVPIRKKGKLPRKTVSASYALEYGSDTLEMHADALKGGDKIIIVDDVLATGGTCAAVAEMARGLGARVEAAAFLIELDFLGGRSKLKDIPVHSLIHY; encoded by the coding sequence ATGAGCGCGGAAGCCATAAAACAACTCGTCCGCGATGTGCCGGATTTCCCCAAAAAGGGAATCACATTCAGGGACATCACCCCGCTGCTGGACAACCATCAGGCATTTGCGGAAACGATGCGCCTGCTGTCCGCCCCGTTCAAGGGGAAGGCAATAACCAAGGTGCTGGGGGTGGAATCGCGCGGATTTCTGCTGTGCGCGCCCGTCGCACTGGAGCTGGGCGCGGGCATTGTCCCGATACGGAAGAAAGGCAAGCTCCCGCGCAAGACCGTCAGCGCCTCGTATGCGCTGGAATACGGCTCCGACACTCTGGAAATGCACGCCGACGCACTGAAGGGGGGGGACAAAATCATCATAGTGGATGATGTCCTGGCAACGGGCGGCACCTGCGCCGCCGTGGCGGAAATGGCACGCGGGCTGGGGGCGCGGGTGGAAGCCGCGGCATTCCTTATAGAACTGGATTTCCTTGGCGGCAGAAGCAAACTCAAGGACATTCCGGTCCATAGTTTGATACACTATTAG
- a CDS encoding tetratricopeptide repeat protein → MSKKWVKEELHHGFMSRHADACLTWIVHHRDHMLGSAIAVAAAGLLVVYLAMRHNRIAEAAEQKFFVAQQTAAGGGVDAAIKQLDSLATEYPRADAASYGSLLKADLLFETGRFKEAADTFSAVEKSGPARLTPFAMSALASSKQAMGDYMGSVAEANRFLDRYSDHFLAQQVYTTLAVSQELAGRKADAEATYKKLEGLFPGSYGAETAKAKLTAKK, encoded by the coding sequence ATGAGCAAGAAATGGGTAAAAGAAGAGCTTCACCACGGTTTCATGTCGCGCCATGCGGACGCCTGCCTCACCTGGATAGTGCATCACCGCGACCATATGCTGGGCAGCGCGATAGCTGTCGCGGCGGCGGGGCTGCTGGTTGTCTATCTGGCGATGCGCCACAACCGCATTGCCGAGGCGGCGGAACAGAAATTCTTCGTGGCGCAGCAGACTGCGGCGGGAGGGGGAGTGGACGCCGCCATAAAGCAGCTGGACTCGCTGGCGACGGAATACCCGCGCGCGGACGCCGCCTCATACGGCTCCCTGCTGAAGGCCGACCTGCTTTTTGAAACCGGAAGATTCAAGGAAGCGGCGGACACCTTCTCCGCGGTTGAAAAATCCGGCCCGGCGCGACTGACGCCGTTTGCAATGTCGGCGCTGGCGTCTTCAAAACAGGCCATGGGGGACTACATGGGCTCCGTCGCCGAGGCGAACCGCTTTCTGGACAGGTATTCGGACCATTTCCTGGCCCAGCAGGTTTACACCACGCTGGCCGTCTCTCAGGAGCTGGCGGGCAGAAAGGCCGACGCTGAAGCGACCTATAAAAAGCTGGAAGGGCTGTTCCCCGGCAGCTATGGCGCGGAAACCGCCAAAGCCAAATTGACAGCAAAAAAATAA
- a CDS encoding alginate export family protein: protein MKKLMAATLVGALMAVALPAKAEVLKNFKTSGEVAVSGVMAQNAQTLSPVTGSYNDSYRNTLSRIIYGMSFDLLDDLHANLTLTKNDRYYGDAAQNLAGIENTVYVQEANVVLDKLFGLQAKIGRQFYGDEKDMVIYYGPTHGTEKLDVSALDAMRFDWNTDKNALQVVWAKAARGTVYTDGDTAILGARDMYKFNDMLNVGGYVYNRRIGQTQDVTAVTAPNMSSDNLYVFGAKATGKVSGVDYYAEAAGNLGHNHNVGSIGTPGNDADYNGYAFLAKAAYNLKVDAVGAINPRAQLFYGSGNQEGTNSHVTDGMKNSNFTAIHPDLRMGLIYGNADGGSFNSANYAQPASLANRNIINVGVDYTPEKLAKLTASLDYFMFGVNTTSVSAKDLGTEADLGLAYKYAENVTLGLTGGIFWGGSYYGKKLGTDGITLNPQAPAYMAMSNITVKF, encoded by the coding sequence ATGAAAAAACTAATGGCAGCAACCTTGGTCGGCGCGCTTATGGCGGTTGCGCTTCCGGCAAAGGCCGAAGTACTCAAGAACTTCAAAACCAGCGGCGAGGTGGCGGTTTCCGGCGTCATGGCGCAGAACGCCCAGACGCTCAGCCCGGTTACCGGCAGCTATAACGATTCCTACCGGAACACGCTGAGCCGCATCATATACGGGATGAGCTTCGACCTGCTTGACGACTTGCATGCAAACCTCACCCTCACCAAGAACGACCGTTACTACGGCGACGCGGCGCAAAACCTGGCCGGCATAGAGAACACCGTCTATGTCCAGGAAGCCAACGTCGTGCTGGACAAGCTGTTCGGCCTTCAGGCCAAAATCGGCCGCCAGTTCTACGGCGACGAAAAAGACATGGTCATCTATTACGGCCCGACGCACGGCACCGAAAAGCTGGACGTCAGCGCCCTGGATGCGATGCGTTTTGACTGGAACACCGACAAAAACGCCCTCCAGGTCGTCTGGGCCAAGGCCGCGCGCGGCACCGTCTACACGGACGGCGACACCGCCATCCTCGGCGCGCGCGACATGTATAAGTTCAACGACATGCTCAATGTCGGCGGCTATGTCTACAACCGGCGCATCGGACAGACACAGGATGTGACGGCTGTTACCGCCCCGAACATGAGCAGCGACAACCTCTATGTGTTCGGCGCCAAAGCCACCGGCAAAGTCAGCGGCGTGGACTATTACGCCGAAGCGGCGGGCAACCTCGGACACAACCACAACGTGGGCAGCATCGGCACCCCCGGCAACGACGCAGATTACAACGGCTACGCCTTTCTGGCGAAAGCCGCCTACAACCTGAAAGTCGACGCCGTCGGCGCCATCAACCCGCGCGCGCAGCTCTTCTACGGCTCGGGCAACCAGGAAGGCACCAACTCCCATGTGACCGACGGGATGAAGAACTCCAACTTCACCGCCATACATCCCGACCTGCGCATGGGCCTCATCTACGGCAACGCGGACGGCGGCAGCTTCAACAGCGCCAATTACGCGCAGCCCGCCTCCCTGGCCAACCGCAATATCATCAACGTCGGTGTTGACTACACGCCCGAAAAACTGGCGAAACTTACCGCCAGCCTGGACTACTTCATGTTCGGCGTGAACACCACCTCCGTTAGCGCCAAGGATCTCGGCACGGAAGCCGACCTCGGCCTTGCCTACAAGTACGCAGAAAACGTCACGCTGGGCCTTACCGGCGGCATTTTCTGGGGCGGCTCGTACTACGGCAAGAAACTCGGGACCGACGGCATCACGCTCAACCCGCAGGCCCCGGCCTACATGGCGATGTCCAACATCACAGTCAAGTTCTAA
- a CDS encoding alginate export family protein → MVRRLLPLAAALVLSAVMPLRAAKLDLSANASLEAASWANLDFASADRSNRAYFNQNATLGLILKDIRYRSTDPDAKMTIGVIFGAVGFNTKGPLPQPFATMADFYPNSDFTPWLKGAYVNANGLFGRDISLTAGRQQFNLATGMTLSDNDIGMPGFNIRYDNALTEGLAFGAFAFQPKASDTQSGDINVAGGMAQYSSQGLWQIYSFCELDQQTTAVMSTPVDGVIRNFTGISYSMRYKQLSFDAEAALEKGTAKGAAGAGDITFNSNALMFAGKWNQPMGRFGMGAARITAGRASGDDGSSPGTDRAFFPSFGRRYNGFKRAGFGEVFGASLYDAFGGDSSTKTGMPAGLSGIQVISLGASLSPFAGLNFDADVFFFEAAASASGQKQLGSEWDFKLYTPMSSHLDIRLVYGVFSPGAAYPANTPSPSKLAFEVSAKF, encoded by the coding sequence ATGGTACGGAGACTACTGCCGCTGGCTGCGGCCCTTGTTTTATCCGCGGTTATGCCGCTTCGCGCGGCGAAGCTTGACCTGTCGGCAAACGCCTCGCTGGAGGCAGCGTCCTGGGCCAATCTGGATTTCGCCTCGGCGGACCGTTCCAATCGCGCGTATTTCAACCAGAACGCCACACTGGGACTTATACTCAAGGATATACGCTACCGCTCCACCGACCCGGACGCCAAGATGACCATAGGCGTCATATTCGGCGCGGTGGGGTTTAACACGAAGGGCCCGCTGCCGCAGCCTTTTGCCACGATGGCAGATTTCTATCCGAATTCCGATTTCACGCCCTGGCTAAAGGGCGCGTATGTAAACGCCAACGGCCTGTTCGGGCGGGACATCTCGCTTACGGCGGGCCGCCAGCAGTTCAACCTGGCCACCGGCATGACGCTCTCCGACAACGATATAGGCATGCCCGGGTTCAACATCAGATACGACAACGCGCTAACCGAGGGGCTGGCATTCGGCGCCTTCGCCTTCCAGCCCAAGGCCAGCGACACACAGTCCGGCGACATAAACGTGGCGGGCGGGATGGCGCAATACTCGTCGCAGGGGCTGTGGCAGATATACTCCTTCTGTGAGCTGGACCAGCAGACAACCGCCGTGATGTCCACTCCGGTGGACGGCGTAATCCGCAATTTCACCGGCATAAGCTACAGCATGAGGTACAAGCAGCTCAGCTTTGACGCGGAAGCCGCGCTGGAAAAGGGAACCGCCAAAGGCGCCGCCGGGGCGGGCGACATAACATTCAACAGCAACGCGCTGATGTTTGCCGGCAAGTGGAATCAGCCCATGGGCCGTTTCGGAATGGGCGCGGCCAGAATTACCGCGGGCCGCGCCAGCGGCGACGACGGCTCCTCCCCCGGAACCGACAGGGCGTTTTTTCCCTCTTTCGGCAGGCGCTATAATGGCTTTAAGCGGGCGGGTTTCGGCGAAGTGTTCGGCGCGTCGCTCTACGACGCCTTCGGGGGGGACAGTTCCACAAAAACCGGAATGCCGGCGGGGCTTAGCGGCATTCAGGTTATAAGCCTGGGCGCTTCGCTTTCGCCGTTTGCGGGGCTGAATTTTGACGCGGACGTGTTTTTCTTTGAAGCCGCCGCTTCGGCTTCGGGGCAGAAACAGCTGGGCTCGGAATGGGATTTCAAGCTTTACACGCCGATGAGCAGCCACCTGGACATACGGCTGGTCTACGGCGTGTTCAGCCCCGGCGCCGCCTATCCGGCAAACACACCCTCTCCGTCAAAACTCGCCTTTGAAGTCTCCGCAAAATTCTAA
- a CDS encoding transposase family protein — MTHGFKMAYLDKIRNRYHKCGKRAKKAILDEFCRVCGYSRKHAINLLNKPDSGSDTPRRKRGSGYDPIADIARRIWESAGYPWSLRLKEILRLWLPAIRKRFKLSANDEQLLLSVSPRTLDRLLSPHKRRLKRRLYGRTKPGTLLKHNIPVRTDFWDVKGPGYLELDTVSHSGANACGNFIYTLNVTDIFTGWVESRAVMGKGEQGIRAALEEILAALPFAARAIDSDNGGEFINHHLWRYCFANGLEFTRSRPYKKDDNAHIEQKNWTHVRKLIGWDRYDSEPARALMNRLYKEPLRLWMNLFQPSVKLVKAERRGSRLLRKYDKPQTPLDRLAAHDKKLGETLTALRAKLDPF; from the coding sequence ATGACGCATGGATTCAAAATGGCATATCTGGACAAAATACGAAACCGTTACCACAAATGCGGCAAACGCGCCAAGAAAGCGATACTCGACGAGTTCTGCCGCGTCTGCGGTTACAGCCGCAAACACGCCATAAACCTGCTCAACAAGCCCGATAGCGGCTCCGATACGCCGCGTCGCAAACGCGGCAGCGGCTATGACCCCATAGCCGATATAGCGCGCAGGATATGGGAATCAGCCGGCTACCCGTGGTCGCTGCGACTCAAGGAAATACTGCGGCTTTGGCTGCCAGCGATACGCAAGCGTTTCAAGTTGTCGGCGAACGATGAACAATTGCTGTTATCCGTCAGTCCCAGAACGCTGGACCGGCTGCTTTCCCCGCATAAACGCAGGTTAAAGCGGCGCCTTTACGGCAGGACCAAGCCCGGCACGCTGCTCAAACACAATATTCCCGTACGCACCGACTTCTGGGATGTCAAAGGCCCCGGTTACCTTGAGCTGGACACGGTTTCGCACAGCGGCGCAAACGCCTGCGGCAACTTTATCTACACGCTCAACGTGACGGATATTTTCACGGGTTGGGTGGAAAGCCGCGCCGTTATGGGCAAAGGCGAACAAGGCATACGCGCCGCGCTGGAGGAAATACTGGCGGCGTTACCGTTCGCAGCGCGCGCCATAGATTCCGACAACGGCGGCGAATTCATAAACCATCATTTGTGGCGTTATTGCTTTGCCAACGGGTTGGAATTCACGCGCTCGCGCCCGTACAAGAAAGACGACAACGCGCATATAGAGCAAAAGAACTGGACGCATGTGCGCAAGCTTATCGGCTGGGACCGCTACGACAGCGAACCGGCGCGCGCGCTTATGAACCGGCTCTATAAAGAGCCGCTGCGGTTGTGGATGAACTTGTTTCAGCCGTCGGTAAAACTGGTGAAGGCCGAGCGGCGCGGCAGCCGGTTGCTGCGCAAGTACGACAAACCGCAAACGCCGCTGGACAGGCTGGCAGCGCACGACAAAAAACTGGGCGAAACGTTGACGGCGCTGAGGGCAAAGCTGGACCCGTTCTAA
- a CDS encoding integrase core domain-containing protein, translated as MECGFCIDALEEALGRYGAPEIFNSDQGAQFTSAEFIGALTRRGISISMDGRGRALDNVFVERLWRLVKYEDIFLNGYRTIPEDKEGLTRYLEFYNTARYHQGLGYRKPEEVYFGMTHNTEESRFAGREKFITLTSA; from the coding sequence TTGGAGTGCGGGTTTTGCATCGACGCGCTGGAGGAGGCGTTAGGGCGCTACGGCGCGCCGGAGATATTCAACAGCGACCAGGGCGCGCAGTTCACAAGCGCGGAATTTATCGGCGCGCTGACGCGGCGCGGCATATCGATAAGCATGGACGGCAGAGGGCGCGCGCTGGACAATGTGTTCGTCGAGCGGCTGTGGCGGTTGGTGAAGTACGAGGATATATTTTTGAACGGCTACCGGACGATACCGGAGGACAAGGAGGGGCTTACACGGTATTTAGAATTTTACAACACCGCGCGGTATCATCAGGGATTGGGGTACAGGAAACCGGAGGAGGTCTATTTCGGGATGACACACAACACGGAGGAAAGCAGGTTCGCAGGACGGGAGAAATTCATCACCTTAACAAGCGCCTGA
- a CDS encoding DDE-type integrase/transposase/recombinase codes for MSGIILRFFASVLAPTETFRLEARKKLFDDDGPLSMRQQARLLGISWSTLHYKPAEPKPRDITLMRLLDEQYTDTPFYGVRRMTEHLKGCGYAVGRDHTRALLRRMGITAIFPTRNLSMPNPAHRIYPYLLRGLEITRPNQVWTADIIYVRLAHGFAYLTAVIDWHSRFVLSWRL; via the coding sequence TTGTCCGGCATTATTTTGCGCTTTTTCGCCTCGGTCCTCGCGCCAACTGAAACTTTCAGGCTAGAGGCGCGCAAAAAGCTCTTTGACGACGACGGTCCGCTGAGCATGCGCCAGCAGGCGCGGCTTTTGGGCATAAGCTGGTCGACGCTGCATTACAAACCGGCGGAACCGAAGCCGCGCGACATTACGCTGATGCGGCTTCTCGACGAGCAGTATACCGACACCCCGTTCTACGGTGTGCGCCGGATGACGGAGCATTTGAAGGGCTGCGGCTATGCCGTCGGGCGGGACCATACGCGCGCGCTGCTGCGCCGCATGGGGATAACGGCCATTTTCCCGACGAGGAACTTGTCCATGCCCAATCCCGCGCACAGAATATATCCATACCTGCTGCGCGGCCTTGAGATAACGCGGCCCAATCAGGTCTGGACCGCGGATATCATATATGTCCGTCTGGCGCATGGATTCGCGTATCTGACGGCGGTTATCGACTGGCACAGCCGGTTCGTGCTGAGTTGGCGGCTCTAG
- a CDS encoding sigma-70 family RNA polymerase sigma factor, with translation MRSSALRYGGAFDNWEVAVAKNVARGFLEQWKCLQPEDFDDLTQEALLHWLQKRNKYRADKNCKKTTFMARVVKNKLRDILKARYARKRRPQSGQELRLSLLASEDEDDSAALENTVEDIAAARRLTGIELKLDMATMTGKLSPRQRLLCKMLAGGVSMAEASRHLGIPRATLYEERDRIQSILFAEGVGDYAN, from the coding sequence ATGCGTTCTTCAGCCCTGCGGTATGGCGGTGCGTTTGACAATTGGGAGGTGGCGGTAGCCAAAAATGTGGCGCGCGGTTTCCTGGAACAATGGAAGTGTCTTCAGCCCGAAGACTTTGATGACCTGACTCAGGAAGCCCTACTGCATTGGCTGCAAAAAAGAAACAAGTATCGCGCCGACAAAAATTGCAAAAAAACCACTTTCATGGCGCGGGTGGTGAAAAACAAGCTGCGCGATATACTCAAAGCCAGATATGCGCGAAAACGCAGGCCGCAATCCGGGCAGGAACTGCGCCTGTCCCTCCTTGCCTCGGAAGATGAAGACGACAGCGCAGCGCTGGAAAACACCGTCGAAGATATCGCTGCGGCACGGCGGTTAACCGGCATTGAACTCAAGTTGGACATGGCGACAATGACCGGCAAGCTTTCGCCGCGCCAGCGTTTGCTCTGCAAAATGCTTGCGGGCGGGGTATCTATGGCGGAGGCCAGCCGCCATCTCGGCATACCGCGCGCTACGCTCTATGAAGAGCGGGACCGAATACAGTCCATCTTGTTCGCCGAAGGCGTCGGCGATTATGCGAATTAA
- a CDS encoding DEAD/DEAH box helicase — protein MILRERQRTFVERSVAALRERGNTLGIAPTGAGKSVMLASVVGKLAERDGARACVLAHRDEITAQNMDKFRRVNPEMAVSVVDSRGKSWSGNAVFAMAQTLVRERNLEQLPPLDLLVIDEAHHARAESYLRIIEAAKRRNPELMVYGVTATPNRGDGKSLRDIFDNCADQITLSELIASGQLVRPRTFVIDIGVQDGLKHVRRLADDYDMAEVEAIMDHTPLTEAVVRHWREKAGDRRTVVFCSTVAHATHVAGAFVAAGVKAEFITGETSDNDRAQIFHRLDTGETQVLVNVAVATEGWDCPPVSCVVLLRPCSHKSVMIQMIGRGLRKLEPDRYPGLVKTDCVVLDFGTSAIMHGSLEQAVDLETAEHLKNHEAPIKTCPGCKAEVPAASRECPFCGYEFMAKDETKPELGDFAMAELDLLKRSPFKWCNIKDDGAAVIATGFEAWGGIFRQGERWCALGGMNKSPAKLLCVGERTACLASADDWLRLNETENTAHKSRRWLHQPPTEKQISHLPQDCKTFPQTRYEAACLLSHKFNRQSIQQVLRRVS, from the coding sequence GTGATACTGCGCGAACGACAGAGGACATTTGTTGAGCGCAGCGTCGCGGCCTTGCGGGAACGCGGTAACACGCTGGGCATTGCGCCTACCGGCGCGGGCAAGAGCGTCATGCTTGCGTCTGTCGTCGGCAAGTTGGCGGAGCGGGACGGAGCGCGGGCTTGCGTTTTGGCGCATCGCGATGAAATCACGGCGCAGAACATGGACAAGTTCCGCAGGGTAAATCCGGAAATGGCTGTTTCCGTCGTGGATTCGCGCGGGAAATCATGGTCCGGCAATGCGGTGTTCGCTATGGCACAAACGCTGGTCCGCGAGCGTAACCTTGAACAATTGCCGCCGTTGGATTTGCTGGTCATTGACGAAGCTCATCATGCACGCGCGGAAAGCTACCTGCGAATTATTGAAGCTGCCAAGCGCCGAAATCCAGAACTGATGGTTTATGGCGTTACCGCAACGCCAAATCGCGGCGACGGCAAAAGCCTGCGCGACATCTTTGATAATTGCGCCGACCAGATTACCTTGTCCGAGCTTATCGCATCGGGGCAATTGGTTCGGCCCCGCACCTTCGTCATAGATATCGGTGTACAGGATGGACTGAAACATGTCCGGAGACTAGCCGACGATTACGATATGGCGGAAGTAGAGGCCATCATGGACCATACGCCGCTGACCGAGGCGGTCGTCCGCCACTGGCGCGAGAAAGCCGGTGACCGGCGCACGGTGGTGTTTTGTTCGACAGTGGCGCACGCGACGCATGTAGCGGGAGCGTTTGTCGCGGCGGGCGTGAAAGCCGAATTCATTACCGGCGAAACTTCCGACAATGACCGTGCGCAAATATTCCATCGGCTTGATACCGGCGAAACGCAGGTGCTGGTCAATGTCGCCGTAGCAACGGAAGGCTGGGATTGTCCGCCGGTGTCTTGCGTCGTGCTTCTCAGACCATGTTCGCATAAGAGCGTGATGATTCAGATGATAGGTCGTGGCCTTCGCAAGCTGGAACCTGACCGCTATCCTGGACTGGTAAAGACGGACTGCGTGGTGCTGGATTTCGGGACATCGGCAATCATGCATGGCTCTTTGGAGCAGGCCGTAGACCTTGAAACCGCCGAGCATCTAAAAAACCATGAAGCCCCGATAAAAACTTGTCCCGGTTGCAAAGCAGAAGTTCCGGCGGCAAGCCGTGAATGTCCGTTCTGCGGTTATGAATTCATGGCAAAGGATGAGACCAAGCCTGAACTTGGCGACTTTGCTATGGCGGAGCTGGACCTGCTCAAGCGTTCGCCGTTTAAGTGGTGCAACATCAAAGATGATGGGGCGGCTGTCATTGCCACGGGTTTTGAGGCATGGGGCGGCATATTCCGGCAAGGCGAGCGGTGGTGCGCGCTTGGCGGCATGAACAAAAGCCCGGCAAAGCTGCTCTGTGTCGGTGAAAGGACGGCCTGCCTTGCTTCGGCGGATGACTGGCTCCGTCTTAACGAAACTGAAAATACTGCACATAAATCCCGCCGATGGCTGCATCAGCCACCGACGGAAAAGCAAATATCCCACCTGCCGCAAGATTGCAAAACATTCCCGCAGACGCGCTATGAGGCCGCCTGTCTGCTATCGCACAAATTCAACCGGCAGAGCATTCAGCAAGTTTTGAGGAGGGTATCATGA